A window of Chrysoperla carnea chromosome 3, inChrCarn1.1, whole genome shotgun sequence genomic DNA:
aatgtacAATCATACATATTATAAGATTGTttgagtaataatattttataaacttatatatctaatataatataaataacgcCATTTCTTTAACAATTTGAAAAAGAGTAAAACGACTTGAAAAATCGCTATgagtaatttatttgataaaatttattgattattattgatatatgGTAAATTTAAAGCTTAATTCTATGCATACAATTTAGACGATTtgatatcaataattattaattttgaggTGTTATACAGTTCACAGCTATCTACCTGTTTACCAATTGTTCGATAGGAAAGAAATGCTTTTACTCgtgaataattgtaaaattgcaTATCCTTTTAATCGTAAAGTCGGAATAGGCTATAAGACGATTATCGAATAAGAAATGGGAAAATAGGGTGCTCTATGTCCGACTATCAGAAAATTGCAAGTTTTAATATGTTGCAGAACACATACAAATTGTCAAGGGTAAGGTAAACGCAGATTTAAGCGTGAGTCCGTGGCTTAATAATTTTACAGATTATTTTGTGTATTGTTGCATTAAATAGTACAAGAGATTAAATCGaacactacaaaaaaaaaagattaagaaTTTTCAgaacaataaataaactataatccAGAAAATATAATGGGTATTATAAAagcctaaaaaaaattacaggaaagctaaattttggtatacaataatcttttaatattcttgtcaaACTGGATAAATTCTCCAGTTCTAATCGATCGAAAATTCGAATCTGCAATCAAAATTAAGGGGTTTCGGTtagaaattttcgatatctcaaGATAAAAAACCAAATGGTATatctttttcataatttttcgaaatattcaatGTTCAGTATTCAATTAACAAATTACctggaattgaaaatttggacCCTCATATACAAATGATTGACATCACCTCGACTGaagtattataattatatttattttatttgaaattttaataaatttgattaattaatatattaaaatccaACAGGTTCGGTCAGGTGTAATATTTGACATCTATTGTAGAACGGCTGATAATTTGAGAGGCTAGGTCgtgtgtaaatttttattgactgATACTCCTCTTTCAGATGACCTGGAAAATTGTTAATTGCACagcaagcttaaaattgatgaatattcattgaGAACGATAATCAATTAAgatgaataaaaaatgcaaaaatcctTTTGCCCAACTCGAAATAATAAGATTTCCCaactcgaaataaaaatttccaaggTGTTGGACAATGGGACATTGAAAACACTGCGCTTTCTTGACAGTCCTACAAAGTTATTTTAGcactttttattcaaatatcttCTAATTTGAATATCATACCTCAAACTTGCTGCGGACTAAAAAATTTTAGCCCCGCTGAAAGAGAGTAGTTTCCGGCTATGAAAGAGAAAAAAGTTCCTAAGCACAACCTTAAAACAACAGCCTCTTAAATACCCAGCCGTTCTGGAATGACAGTCACCTTCTAAATCTGACCCCGACCTATAATCAAAAAAGAAATCCATAACTCTATAAAAACATTATCAATTTTGgtactcaataaataatttattcgaaaCTTCTGTAGTAATTCACATATATTTTCAAGGCAGGTGGTAATGGTAACGCTTGTATTTTTGTCCGCATATGAACTGTATAAGGACTGACATATGGAGGCCTTGATTCCTCTTCAACCGCATCCTTCGAATCACCAATCGCATCTGTATCTGAATCAAACACTAATGTATCTAATgcgtgtttaattttatttatacgaatTAATCTACTTGATAATTCCTTGTCGGATTCATCTGAATCCGAATCGGATGTATTTTCCGATTCGAAATTTGATGATGAGGAAGATGAAGACGAGGACGATGAATGTCCAGCATCATTATTATCGGTATCACTAGAATGTTCGTTATCATCTATGTTACAATGACCATTATCTAAATTACTATTTTGATTTTCAGTAGttgtattattttcttctaCTGTTTCATTGTTGTTCGATTCTTCATGTCCGTCAGAATCGCTATCGTCGTCTTCTTCTTCGTTAGTGGTTGTATCATCATTACTTGCACTTTCGACAAGATTGTATATACGATTTAAGAATGATCGACGGCGTTTGGACCGTATTGGATTAAATAAATCCTCATGTAAATCAAACATCGGCAATAAATCTAATTGTTCACGTTTTTCACGTGGCCGTTTGATTGGTTTGCGTGTTCTAGTTTTTATTTCTGGATTTTCTAATTCAATATTCTTACGTAAAATTGTTCGAATTACTGCTCTGCATGCAGCTTGTAGATTTATTGGCTCGGACGTAactgtaaattaaatatgaatttaatacaAAGATGGATAATCGGGGTAATAATTATCCTCTTCAAAAAGTAAGagtctttaataatttaattaattgccAAATAATTTGCCAATTATAGTAGGCCTCGTAGTAAAACAACGGGTGTCGTTGACAACTGGACGCGAAGGTTTTGAGTAATCgacaaaaattgtatacaaaaggAGATCCCGAACCAATGTATTCAGAAATCGTTTGAAATACTCTAAATGTATTAAGAGTAATAAGGagccaaaaacataaaaatccagCTCATTAGCAGATTAAACTgttatatttttcgtattttttaagatatctacagaatcaatcaataaaagcttttcgtaCTAGATTTTaagtgatatctcaaaaattttccacCCTATCGTTAAAAGAGGtccatttttgtgtttttgggataaaaaaaattctatatataccaaatttcatttaattccgaaaaaaaattagtttttgtctCTGATTAggataaaaactattttctagtGCTATTTTGAACGAATAGTTCTTGAGTTATTGACTAAAATCGTATTCGAGGAATGATATCCCGGCgtagtttttcaattaaaataaagtttgtatTCTGCGcataagttattataaaaagacatttttgggTTCCTTGTCTATTTCTTTTAGATTATTAGTTTTCAATACTTACTCATATCAATTGTATGTGTACTATATTCTTCAGCAGATTGTGGCATTATTAATGGAGCAAATGAAACTGATAACAATGTTTTAACTTCCCAGGTTTCATCTCCTGTTCGTTCATATTGTaacaataaatcatttactGGAGCCACAAGTATACCACCAACTTTTATGAGACGCTTGATATAGTCAATAGCATATTCTGGACATCGGGCTCCACAATATGCACGATCGTATAAACCACTATCATTCGCAAAACATACTCCATTTCCTATTATAAAGAAGTGATTACTTGATACAGTGACTCTTGCATTAAGTACTGattaaatttacaacaatatttttttttttttacaaataattataaattccaCAGAGAGCTTAATAAACAAAAAGCGTGACTTTCTCGATAGCAAACGTACGCAGCAGTGGCGTAGCTATTATAGGGCTGATAAAGTGCACCAGGGCCCCCTTAGCATTGAGAAGAAAAGGAGAAATCAGATCCCGAAGTTAGGTTGTAGAACAACGGTATATCTATAATAATTCTCAACTTAAATGATGTTTTTCTAATCAAGTTTGGAttgtcaaattatttatttatttattattttattcaaacggACTTGGCAGTCCAATTACAATgagaaataatttgttttatattaaaagaatttaaaacaagtttatagttaaaattaaacataattaaaaaaagttataaattagataatttgaaaatttaatattaaaagagattaaaaaaaattcatacaagataatgaaaacaaaaaaaatctaaaatttaggTAACATTTCAGCCGAATTGAATTATGATAGGGCattctgaatgaaatttttcaattgagtCAGCGAAGCATGGAAAATATCTATATTGGCTAAAtgattgttatatttattataaaaactataatatctgataatgaactgattttgtttttaattgcgATGGAAAACAAGTTAtagacaaaaatacaatttgagtTTGACTGTGAATTTTGTAGCAAATCTGtatctgtataataaatattttatattttcatgtgCATCGTTTTTTTTACCGTGGAAAGGCAGGGTGGGCCCGCTTTTTCTCTGTGCACCGGGGCCATTATCCTCCTAGTTACGCCACTGTACGCATTATTCCGACTATGCCTACCCAAATCCTGCtgcaaataatttagaaatatgAACGCTGACTTTATGGCTGTGCGaaaggtaatttattaaaaaagtaaaccaAAAGGAAATGAGGGTTGTAAATAAAGTACTACTCCtactttttcttgaaaatgataaggaaattaatcattaatataaAGTACATTATGGAATATGGAATAAAATACAAACCATGTATAAATTTTGGTTcggtaaaatcattttcatccaATGCAGGTGAGtgtgatttaaaataatctaatttcTCATATGCATAATCAATCACATCTTTATGAATTTCAATACCATGATTAATACCATATGTACCCAAAATCAGTCCAACCATTGTACTTAAGTAACCTGTACCCGAACCAATATTTAAAAAGCTTAAACCTTCACGTAATTCTAATCCTTCCATTACTTTACTATAAACGCATGGTGCCGATAAATGTAAATTGCCCGATTTCCATGCAACATCTCTGTATGCACCACATCGATCATTTGCTAGATAATAATCGGCTCTGTCAACCGCACGAAATACTTTTTCAACATTTGAACTTTGTATGTATTCTGCatgaattaaattatcaattaactCGTCATTGTCACGACCTGTACTTACTGAGCTACCCATTACATATACGAAAGAGGTAATCTATAAAAACAAGACatcgaattattatttaaaatgatttaaaaatataattttgttatacaaGTGATAGGCCTAAAATAACTATGTACGGGGAATAGATATATCATTCAATACtacatcttttttttaaatattgaaatgaatattaaagacatttcgtaaaagataattttacgTTCATTTCTTCAAGAAtaactatattaaaatgaattaaacagatgtttacaaataaatacctgcgtaataatttatataaatctatTTCTGACGTTACTGGCAAATCATTATTGCACACAGAGGTAAACAATAATAGTCGCTAACTCAATGTTGCCAAACTGTTTGTTAGGTATTATAGCTCAGACTCATTTTTATGGTTCCGTATCAATAAaagttacataataaaaaaattaaatttaagaaaaaaaaaaattcgaacacTAGCATATAAATGTTACATTACGTATTTATCACACATTTAAAAGTCTCATGGAATCattaaaaagtgttaaaataacACTTCGTTAAATCAACTTTTATGATAAGTACCATAATTTTATCAGCGTTATAACATTTTGCAAGTGTATACTATAAAATCCgataaattcgttttttgtttgaataatcacaatgggtcctatggacTAAGCGCGTCTCTagtggacagtcaatataacctaacctagtctGTTAGTATTTTATCCCGTACAAAATTTGATGAGAAAGCGAATACTATACCTTCAGGAATTAAAAGAGAGTTGAGCGCAGAATGAAAGAAACCttggaaatataaaatgataaaactcaACGAGAAGTTCAATATTCTTCACTCTCAATCAAAAACGTGAATTTTGAATATGAtcgcatttttattaaaaactattagagAGCAAGATgcacttataataaatactgaCTACGTAAAACGCACTGATCTCTATATAACTTGATAGAGGATTCTATGTGCTGAAATTGGTCTCAAATCCTGAATTTGAGATATAATTCACCACCAAATGAGTGGCTAGAACCATAAAAATAAACCGTTGAATGGTTTTATTTAGTTCCTAACCGCTCATTCTGAAGCGCTGGAAATGCTTCAATACAAGatacttaattatattttatgccaTATTTCCTCTATCCAGTTATGAACGTAATAGATGCTAACTGTAGTAAGTATTATTGGTAtacattatttatgaattattatatttgttattaccgCATAAGTATAACTACTTACGCGTATATAATAAgtacacacattttttttttctataaaaagttactagtatatagacaaaaaaaattatccagaaAAATACTTACCTATTGCTTGCAACTCTTGCACATCTTAATCTTTTCTAGGAAAGatctcgaaaataaaaattatataaattttggctTGAGTAGGATTGAAGACTTAGAGAACGAACTTTACacttttgtagaaaattatatttgttattttttctattttaacttTGGACTATTTTGGACTGTTTTCAAGATTAATTCCaggaaaaaagtgatttttcatCAATAAGATAATGTCATTATTTTTCAACAGGATAATGTCAACATTTCAACGACTATATTTCTTTTCGTGACTTGTAACTATTAAACAAGAAATGTAACAATACTGTTTCCCCAATCCTTTCTGGAATATATGGGCtaaaatcaattctaaaattatattcacttTAGTGTGTTAGTTATGataaatgtatttcaaaatatttgtatataagtataaatttttatctaacgagccattaataaattatcacaCTAACCGATTATCTTAATCAGTACCACTAAACACACCACTTAGAAAGTACAAATAGTGTTcaagaattataataaatttattattacaaaatggtttttgatttctttatgtaaatttaaaaaaattgtttattttatcacaCTTTACCGAACAAGTATGCACATATTAAAATTGGCGCCATTATTCATAAATTCATCTTACAAATACGATATTTTATAAGCTTCTCACTGGAGGGTGCTAGTTATCGACTTTgttaaaatggtttaaaatttttaaataattatcttgtgtaaaaaaatataaaaatttactaaaactaaataaatacattaaaattcaattatcacTTTTAACATAACAACTTATACTATCACTCGGACAATTTTCATATTCTTCTAAATTCCCTTGTAATAAATGAGCTGATGATATGCAAGCACAGCGGGCCTGCTTCGCTCCAGGTTCAAATAACTTCCTGGGAACTCCAACCCAATCTCTTTTGATTCCACCActacaaacaaaagtttcaaatttaaaaaaaattaaattaatttttgtattgaaaattcaCCTAGAAGTCGTACACCAAACTCGTGTTCCTATTTCGGAGTCCCATTGTACGTTGCAGGGTGGATAAGTATAACGTAATTTAAGTTTATGCATATCAACTTCTTGTGCTTCCTTGAATCGATTCtctaattctaataaatatgGTGTAGGAGAACCATCTCCATTATAATATCGACCAATTAATATCCCCACAAATGTATATGCTTGTTCATAAAATACTCGCCAATCATTTAACGATTTTAAGTCGGTTAATGGTAAATCTAGAACTGCATCAGTCATTTTTTCCGATGTAAATTCACCAGTTACAAAAGATCGTGAAATATCACGTCCTGTAAATGCATGATATGGTGCTCCAGGTCCATAATGTTTTGTACCTTTTGTAACATCATAAATTTTACCaagaattgaaatatataatttatttgaattaactcCATTAAATTCACTTAATTCCTCGTTAGTGAATAATGTTTTTGACGGAACAATATCTATTACTTCACCAAGATTAATATCATCATAGtccaaaagttttaaatattcaaaatttataagaattcCGATCATTGCTAAGAGTAGTACACTCaatgagaaaatataataacttgaaattttaaaaaactccaTGGCGAATTCACCGATTCACATTTTGACAGCtgtcaaaatttgtttcaaacaatTCCCGTTATCAAGGTAACTATAATCATAGAATTGGATAATGCTCTATGACTATAATAAAGCATGAGCATATACATTGTTGAAACTTACATGAAGAAGAACATATTGTTGAGAATTATAGTCTAAACGCCCATAACAAAAAAGGCATCCCATCGAACAcctcaaaattataaagttaaaatgtttgaaaaatatgttatgcCCGCAAATGTTAATTAACTATGacagagttatttttttaagtttcattttCTGCGCATTCAAAATTAAGtctgattttataaacaacaattgtgaattttataaaaatttaaataacaccCTACAAATGTTTCGGgc
This region includes:
- the LOC123295687 gene encoding neuferricin; its protein translation is MEFFKISSYYIFSLSVLLLAMIGILINFEYLKLLDYDDINLGEVIDIVPSKTLFTNEELSEFNGVNSNKLYISILGKIYDVTKGTKHYGPGAPYHAFTGRDISRSFVTGEFTSEKMTDAVLDLPLTDLKSLNDWRVFYEQAYTFVGILIGRYYNGDGSPTPYLLELENRFKEAQEVDMHKLKLRYTYPPCNVQWDSEIGTRVWCTTSSGGIKRDWVGVPRKLFEPGAKQARCACISSAHLLQGNLEEYENCPSDSISCYVKSDN
- the LOC123295624 gene encoding protein-L-isoaspartate O-methyltransferase domain-containing protein 1-like, yielding MGSSVSTGRDNDELIDNLIHAEYIQSSNVEKVFRAVDRADYYLANDRCGAYRDVAWKSGNLHLSAPCVYSKVMEGLELREGLSFLNIGSGTGYLSTMVGLILGTYGINHGIEIHKDVIDYAYEKLDYFKSHSPALDENDFTEPKFIHGNGVCFANDSGLYDRAYCGARCPEYAIDYIKRLIKVGGILVAPVNDLLLQYERTGDETWEVKTLLSVSFAPLIMPQSAEEYSTHTIDMITSEPINLQAACRAVIRTILRKNIELENPEIKTRTRKPIKRPREKREQLDLLPMFDLHEDLFNPIRSKRRRSFLNRIYNLVESASNDDTTTNEEEDDDSDSDGHEESNNNETVEENNTTTENQNSNLDNGHCNIDDNEHSSDTDNNDAGHSSSSSSSSSSSNFESENTSDSDSDESDKELSSRLIRINKIKHALDTLVFDSDTDAIGDSKDAVEEESRPPYVSPYTVHMRTKIQALPLPPALKIYVNYYRSFE